A stretch of the Sinorhizobium alkalisoli genome encodes the following:
- a CDS encoding cytochrome c has protein sequence MKVLYGLAIALIVLAAAAVAYAVSPRALDAVDRPDPQSFDRATVAHGERLALIGNCAECHTAERGGAYAGGRPIPTPLGTIYSTNITPDPETGIGTWSHEAFRRAMHEGLDREGRHLYPAFPYHHFTKVMPEDVDALYAYLMSREPVRNQPLENELRFPFNLRPLLAGWKLLYLDNERFAGLPDADEKVNRGAYLVQGLGHCGGCHTPRNALQAEKADEFLRGEVTENWYAPAIAGDVPAAVKWNEAQLADYLAGRWVEEHGVALGAMAPVAHNLSRVPDEDVAAISAYIALLMEGDEAETDAEITGAVGEPRDGEDIGALIYAGACAICHEASPSPFAAGLPLAHSTSIRIPTPLNSVRIIEDGVKPPEGRPGRHMPGFAGALTDDQMVALATYLRGRFTGLEPWTDVDDVVARRMRFGSRAGEQTAEAE, from the coding sequence GTGAAGGTTCTCTACGGCCTCGCCATCGCGCTGATCGTGCTTGCGGCGGCGGCCGTCGCCTATGCCGTGAGCCCGCGTGCGCTCGACGCCGTCGATCGTCCAGATCCGCAGAGCTTCGACCGCGCCACGGTTGCACATGGCGAGCGCCTGGCGCTGATTGGAAACTGCGCGGAATGCCATACGGCCGAGCGAGGCGGAGCCTATGCAGGCGGCCGGCCGATCCCCACCCCACTCGGCACCATCTATTCGACGAACATCACGCCGGACCCGGAGACCGGCATAGGCACCTGGTCACACGAAGCCTTCCGCCGCGCGATGCATGAGGGGCTCGACAGAGAAGGGCGGCACCTCTACCCCGCCTTTCCGTATCATCATTTTACCAAGGTGATGCCGGAGGACGTCGATGCCCTCTATGCCTATCTCATGTCCCGCGAACCGGTGCGCAACCAGCCGCTTGAAAACGAGCTGAGATTTCCGTTCAACCTCCGCCCGCTGCTGGCCGGCTGGAAGCTTCTTTATCTGGACAATGAACGCTTTGCCGGTCTGCCCGATGCGGACGAGAAGGTGAACCGGGGCGCATATCTGGTGCAGGGGCTGGGACATTGCGGCGGATGCCACACCCCGCGCAACGCTCTTCAGGCCGAAAAAGCGGACGAGTTCCTGCGGGGCGAGGTCACCGAAAACTGGTATGCGCCCGCAATCGCAGGCGACGTTCCGGCAGCGGTAAAGTGGAACGAGGCGCAACTGGCCGACTACCTAGCGGGCCGGTGGGTTGAAGAGCACGGCGTCGCTCTCGGCGCAATGGCGCCTGTCGCTCACAATCTCTCGCGCGTTCCCGACGAGGACGTCGCAGCGATCTCAGCCTACATCGCGTTGCTCATGGAGGGCGACGAAGCCGAGACCGATGCCGAGATCACCGGCGCCGTCGGCGAACCGCGTGATGGCGAGGATATCGGCGCGTTGATCTATGCCGGCGCTTGCGCGATCTGCCACGAAGCGAGCCCCTCGCCTTTCGCCGCCGGTTTGCCTTTGGCCCATAGCACGTCGATCCGCATACCCACGCCCTTGAATTCGGTCCGGATCATAGAGGACGGCGTCAAGCCACCCGAAGGTCGGCCGGGCCGCCATATGCCGGGATTTGCCGGCGCCTTGACAGACGACCAGATGGTGGCGCTCGCCACCTATCTGCGCGGGCGGTTCACCGGGCTCGAGCCCTGGACGGACGTCGACGACGTCGTCGCCAGGAGAATGCGGTTCGGGTCACGTGCGGGGGAACAAACAGCCGAAGCGGAGTGA
- a CDS encoding DUF3309 family protein, translating to MLGTILLIILIVLLIAAVPTWPYSSGWGYGPSGFLGLLVVVLLILVLMGRI from the coding sequence ATGCTAGGCACCATACTCCTGATCATCCTGATCGTGTTACTCATCGCAGCGGTCCCAACATGGCCCTACTCTTCGGGTTGGGGCTATGGCCCTTCGGGCTTCCTCGGACTGCTGGTCGTCGTGCTCCTAATCCTTGTCCTGATGGGACGGATCTAG
- a CDS encoding DUF1328 domain-containing protein: MLKWALIFFVISLVAGFLGFSGVSAATAGIAKILFFIAVAIFLIFLVLAIMAGGIVL; encoded by the coding sequence ATGTTGAAATGGGCCTTGATCTTCTTTGTGATTTCGCTGGTTGCGGGCTTCCTCGGCTTCTCCGGCGTTTCGGCTGCAACCGCCGGAATTGCCAAGATCCTGTTCTTCATCGCCGTGGCCATATTCCTTATCTTTCTCGTCCTCGCGATCATGGCCGGCGGAATCGTGCTCTGA
- a CDS encoding ferritin-like domain-containing protein, which yields MPEKTLENLFHETLRDIYYAERQILKALPKMARAAKSQNCKEAFEKHKEETETHVERLQKVFEIIGKRAQGKTCEAMDGLIAEGEDVAEEFKGSPAVDAGLIAAAQAVEHYEIARYGTLKTWAQQLGLKEAVSLLDATLQEEGETDKKLTKLAVEAANQKAKAA from the coding sequence ATGCCAGAAAAAACACTTGAGAACCTGTTCCACGAGACGCTCAGGGACATCTATTATGCCGAGCGACAGATCCTGAAGGCGCTGCCGAAGATGGCCAGGGCAGCGAAATCCCAGAACTGCAAAGAGGCGTTCGAAAAGCACAAGGAAGAGACCGAGACGCATGTCGAGCGGCTTCAGAAGGTGTTCGAGATCATCGGCAAGCGGGCCCAGGGTAAGACATGTGAAGCGATGGACGGCCTTATTGCCGAAGGCGAGGACGTAGCCGAGGAGTTCAAGGGATCGCCCGCCGTGGATGCGGGGCTGATTGCCGCCGCGCAAGCGGTTGAGCATTACGAGATCGCCCGCTATGGCACGCTGAAGACCTGGGCACAGCAGCTTGGCCTCAAGGAAGCGGTGTCGCTCCTCGACGCCACCCTCCAAGAAGAGGGTGAAACGGACAAGAAGCTCACTAAGCTTGCCGTAGAAGCGGCGAACCAGAAGGCGAAAGCGGCCTGA
- a CDS encoding DUF1003 domain-containing protein, with the protein MQDPHEATYRTAPPAQATPRLDRNIRAVLKQREDDERSKTAQEQISQRITNFAGSLNFVCLHVLAFGAWIIANLGLVPKVPVFDPTFAMLAMIASVEAIFVTTFVLISQNRMARDDARRADLNLQISLLAEQEATRLLALVSTIAERLDVKTDADATLDELATEITPEQVLHRLDEREAEPRE; encoded by the coding sequence ATGCAAGACCCGCACGAGGCAACTTATCGGACCGCACCGCCTGCACAGGCCACGCCGCGGCTCGATCGCAACATTCGTGCGGTGCTGAAACAGCGCGAGGATGATGAACGGAGCAAAACGGCGCAGGAACAGATTTCGCAGCGCATCACGAACTTCGCGGGCTCTCTGAACTTTGTCTGCCTGCACGTGCTCGCCTTCGGGGCTTGGATCATCGCGAATCTCGGGCTGGTGCCCAAAGTGCCTGTTTTCGATCCCACCTTCGCCATGCTCGCCATGATCGCCTCCGTGGAAGCCATCTTCGTCACCACTTTTGTGCTGATCTCCCAGAACCGCATGGCCCGGGATGATGCCAGGCGGGCGGATCTGAACCTGCAGATATCCCTGCTTGCGGAGCAGGAGGCGACACGGCTCCTGGCACTCGTTTCCACCATCGCCGAGCGCCTGGACGTAAAGACGGACGCCGATGCCACCCTTGACGAACTTGCAACGGAGATCACGCCTGAGCAGGTGCTTCACAGGCTGGACGAGCGCGAAGCAGAACCGCGCGAATAG
- the ctaD gene encoding cytochrome c oxidase subunit I, which produces MELPNPDPRPEGEVRELERIWATPRGWRLVTAVNNTVIGLLYIGVAFLFFLMAGVLALIMRAQLAVGDSRLIDQDLYNQMFTVHGTTMMFLFAVPAVEALGVMLLPQMLAARDLPFPRLSAFAIWAYVVGGLVFFSTIFYDLSPKGGWFMYPPLTLMEFSPGDNADFWLLGIGFIEISAIAGAIEIVVGTLRTRPPGMSLAQMPIFAWTMLIFASMIMFAFPAVILATMMLEIERAFGWPFFTAALGGDPLLWQHLFWFFGHPEVYIIFLPAAGLVSMIVPTMARTPLVGYHLIVVALIATGFFSFGLWVHHMFTTGIPALSLAFFSAASMAVAVPSGIQVFAWIATIAAGRERFRMTTPSLFILGFLFIFTLGGLTGVMVAMVPFDYQVHDTYFVVAHFHYVLIGGFVFPLFAAFYYWIPLFSRRPLSERLGRWVFWLMFIGFNVAFLPMHLTGLKGMPRRVWTYPGDMGWNLLNTISTVGAFVLGAGVLVFLVDLVAKFRAGNAEVENPWGAGTLEWLPNDVYSTRSIPHITSREPLWDRPTLPREVRDGHHYLPNAPTGGRETIVTSPIHARPQYIIQMPGPGWPPFLAAVFTAAFFLLLTVKIVTVAAVCGVLAIAFVLIWTWGLDPGPSKGTIDIAKGVRLPTYMTGPASHSWWAMVVLMIVAGSLYFAYVFSYLFLWLVSPEVWAPAGSPAPPPGLWPASTATLLLSGSALIWIISRRLGKLATSPFAMTAALLLSLASLIGALALELSGHLMTGLSPGDNAYGAMVYLGVVLFGQLAFALAILGLYTLARYLTGKLDGVRRVTFDNYMLLYHYAVAQSLLGLGLVHGFPRLIG; this is translated from the coding sequence ATGGAACTGCCCAATCCCGATCCGCGCCCCGAAGGCGAGGTCAGAGAACTGGAACGCATCTGGGCGACGCCACGGGGATGGCGACTGGTCACCGCCGTCAACAATACGGTGATCGGGCTGCTCTATATCGGCGTCGCCTTTCTCTTTTTCCTGATGGCGGGCGTGCTGGCGCTCATCATGCGGGCGCAGCTGGCCGTCGGCGACAGTCGCCTGATCGATCAGGACCTCTATAATCAGATGTTCACCGTTCACGGCACGACGATGATGTTCCTCTTCGCGGTGCCGGCCGTCGAGGCGCTTGGGGTCATGCTGCTGCCGCAGATGCTCGCCGCCCGCGACCTGCCTTTTCCCCGACTCAGCGCCTTCGCCATCTGGGCCTATGTGGTTGGCGGGCTGGTCTTCTTCTCGACGATTTTCTACGATCTTTCGCCCAAGGGCGGCTGGTTCATGTATCCGCCGCTGACGCTGATGGAGTTTTCACCGGGCGATAATGCCGACTTCTGGCTGCTTGGCATCGGTTTCATCGAGATCTCGGCCATCGCCGGCGCGATCGAGATCGTCGTCGGGACGCTCCGGACCCGCCCTCCGGGCATGTCGCTCGCACAGATGCCGATCTTCGCCTGGACCATGTTGATCTTCGCCAGCATGATCATGTTCGCTTTTCCCGCGGTCATCCTGGCGACGATGATGCTCGAAATAGAGAGGGCGTTCGGCTGGCCGTTCTTCACGGCCGCACTCGGAGGCGATCCGCTGCTCTGGCAGCATCTCTTCTGGTTCTTCGGCCATCCGGAGGTCTACATCATCTTCCTGCCGGCCGCAGGTCTCGTCTCTATGATCGTGCCGACCATGGCCCGTACGCCGCTCGTCGGCTACCACCTGATCGTGGTGGCGCTGATCGCGACCGGCTTTTTCAGCTTCGGGCTTTGGGTGCACCACATGTTCACGACGGGCATACCGGCACTCAGCCTTGCCTTCTTTTCGGCCGCCAGCATGGCCGTCGCCGTACCGTCCGGCATTCAGGTCTTCGCCTGGATCGCCACCATCGCCGCCGGGCGAGAACGATTTCGCATGACGACCCCGTCGCTGTTCATCCTGGGATTCCTCTTCATCTTCACGCTCGGCGGTCTCACCGGCGTGATGGTGGCCATGGTGCCCTTCGACTATCAGGTGCACGATACCTATTTCGTCGTCGCGCATTTCCACTACGTGCTGATCGGTGGCTTCGTGTTCCCGCTGTTTGCGGCGTTCTACTACTGGATACCACTCTTCAGCAGGCGCCCGCTTTCGGAGCGGCTCGGCCGCTGGGTTTTCTGGCTGATGTTCATCGGCTTCAACGTGGCGTTCCTGCCAATGCACCTGACGGGGCTCAAAGGCATGCCCCGGCGCGTCTGGACCTACCCCGGCGACATGGGCTGGAACCTGCTGAACACCATTTCCACCGTCGGGGCCTTCGTGCTCGGCGCCGGCGTGCTGGTGTTCCTGGTCGACCTCGTCGCGAAGTTCCGAGCCGGCAATGCCGAGGTCGAGAATCCATGGGGAGCGGGCACGCTCGAATGGCTGCCGAACGACGTCTATTCCACCCGCAGCATTCCGCACATCACCAGCCGCGAACCGCTGTGGGACAGGCCGACCCTTCCCCGGGAGGTGCGGGACGGCCATCACTATCTTCCCAACGCCCCAACGGGCGGGCGAGAAACCATTGTCACCTCGCCGATCCACGCCCGACCGCAATACATCATCCAGATGCCGGGTCCCGGCTGGCCGCCTTTCCTCGCAGCGGTCTTTACGGCGGCCTTCTTCCTGCTGCTGACGGTCAAGATCGTGACCGTCGCCGCAGTCTGCGGCGTGCTTGCCATAGCCTTCGTGCTCATCTGGACCTGGGGCCTTGATCCCGGTCCATCCAAGGGCACGATCGACATAGCCAAGGGCGTTCGCCTGCCCACCTACATGACCGGTCCGGCCTCGCATTCCTGGTGGGCGATGGTGGTACTGATGATCGTTGCCGGCTCCCTCTACTTCGCCTACGTCTTCTCCTATCTGTTTCTCTGGCTCGTGTCGCCCGAAGTCTGGGCGCCGGCCGGATCTCCGGCGCCGCCGCCCGGCCTCTGGCCGGCTTCAACCGCGACGCTGTTGCTCTCCGGTTCGGCCCTCATCTGGATCATCAGCCGCAGACTCGGGAAACTCGCCACGTCACCATTCGCCATGACGGCGGCTCTGCTGCTATCGCTCGCCTCTCTGATCGGCGCGCTTGCGCTCGAACTTTCAGGCCATCTGATGACCGGCCTCAGCCCCGGCGACAACGCCTACGGCGCCATGGTCTATCTCGGCGTGGTGCTCTTCGGCCAGCTTGCCTTCGCGCTTGCAATACTGGGGTTGTATACGCTCGCGCGATACCTCACAGGCAAGCTCGACGGCGTGCGCCGCGTGACATTCGACAACTACATGCTGTTGTATCACTACGCCGTGGCGCAGTCGCTGCTCGGGCTTGGGCTCGTGCACGGTTTCCCGCGGCTGATCGGGTAG
- a CDS encoding sodium:calcium antiporter — protein sequence MLDFTALGLWLNLAIFAGAAATVWMAGVRITRYANIISVRTGVGQAFVGVVLLGGITSLPELAVAVSSSLAGNASLAVNSMLGGIAMQVAILALADMLIGKRALTSVVPDPVVMLQGCFKILLLSIVAASIVVGDVPVLFTGLWMWLLAAVTGLGLWALSRAQHRKAWVANDEDVTQEREQSKAREEAKESDESLSAAGWAAAATGAVIIAAGYLLSRTAEAIAEETGLGQSFVGAVLVAIATSLPEASTVFAAARAGLYTMAMSDIFGTNLFDIFFLFLIDLTGGADAVMNSVGRFETFAALIAITVTATFLIGLVERRDRTIFKMGYDAFAVLTVYLSGLVILYFLRDAGGGGG from the coding sequence ATGCTTGATTTCACAGCCCTCGGACTGTGGCTGAACCTCGCGATTTTCGCCGGAGCGGCTGCGACTGTCTGGATGGCGGGCGTCCGCATCACGCGTTACGCCAACATCATCAGCGTCAGGACAGGCGTCGGACAGGCATTCGTCGGCGTCGTGCTTCTCGGCGGGATCACCTCCCTGCCGGAGCTGGCGGTGGCGGTGAGTTCGTCGCTGGCCGGAAACGCGAGCCTCGCGGTCAACAGCATGCTCGGCGGCATCGCGATGCAGGTGGCGATCCTTGCGCTTGCCGACATGCTGATCGGCAAACGGGCGCTGACCTCCGTCGTCCCCGATCCGGTCGTGATGCTCCAGGGCTGTTTCAAGATTCTGCTTTTGTCGATCGTCGCTGCCTCGATCGTGGTCGGTGACGTGCCGGTGCTCTTCACCGGTCTTTGGATGTGGCTCTTGGCCGCTGTTACCGGCCTCGGCCTGTGGGCCCTCTCGCGTGCACAGCACCGCAAGGCGTGGGTCGCCAATGACGAAGATGTGACGCAGGAGCGCGAACAATCAAAAGCGCGCGAGGAGGCGAAAGAGAGTGATGAGTCCCTCAGCGCGGCTGGCTGGGCCGCGGCCGCCACAGGAGCCGTCATCATTGCCGCTGGTTATCTGCTGTCGCGCACGGCGGAGGCGATCGCTGAGGAAACCGGCCTCGGCCAGAGCTTCGTCGGGGCTGTACTCGTCGCGATCGCAACCTCTCTTCCGGAAGCGAGCACGGTGTTCGCCGCTGCGCGGGCCGGGCTCTACACCATGGCGATGTCGGATATTTTCGGCACGAATCTGTTCGACATTTTCTTTCTATTCCTCATCGATCTTACCGGAGGGGCCGATGCGGTCATGAACAGCGTCGGCCGCTTCGAGACCTTTGCGGCGCTGATCGCCATCACCGTCACGGCGACCTTTCTCATCGGCTTGGTCGAGCGGCGAGACCGGACAATTTTCAAGATGGGCTACGATGCCTTCGCCGTCCTGACGGTATACCTTTCCGGACTGGTCATACTCTACTTCCTGCGCGACGCTGGTGGAGGAGGTGGATGA
- a CDS encoding cytochrome c oxidase subunit II translates to MNPVRSITPLALLALHGCAGVQSALEPAGTEAERINVLGWVLILFSAAVLVGVCAIAAAALFGGDALRARLSGERLVIGGGIIFPFLSLSVLLSYGFYLMGSNAPAMDTDGRLRVEVVGERWWWRVTYIDEDGRRIESANEIRLPVGRQVEIELTSADVIHSFWVPKLAGKLDMIPGRTNRMTLHVTETGISRGQCAEYCGGPHALMAFFVVALPEVEFAAWLEREAADALPPTSAEAVTGQALFQSSGCVACHRVRGSVAQGTIGPDLTHVGSRHSLAAATLENDPAAFARWIRDSQHVKPENLMPSFEIFTESELDQLALYLDQLR, encoded by the coding sequence ATGAACCCCGTCAGATCGATCACGCCGCTTGCTCTCCTCGCTTTGCATGGCTGCGCCGGCGTTCAGTCGGCCCTCGAACCGGCTGGTACCGAGGCGGAGCGGATCAATGTCCTCGGCTGGGTGCTGATACTGTTCTCTGCCGCCGTGCTGGTGGGGGTCTGTGCGATCGCGGCTGCGGCATTGTTTGGCGGCGATGCCCTGCGTGCTCGATTATCCGGAGAACGGCTGGTGATCGGAGGCGGCATTATCTTTCCGTTTCTCTCCCTCAGTGTTCTGTTGAGCTACGGCTTCTACCTGATGGGATCGAACGCGCCGGCTATGGACACGGACGGCCGGCTGCGCGTCGAAGTCGTGGGAGAGCGCTGGTGGTGGCGGGTGACTTATATCGACGAAGACGGTCGACGGATCGAGAGCGCCAACGAAATCCGGCTGCCCGTTGGACGGCAGGTGGAGATCGAACTTACGTCGGCGGACGTGATCCACAGCTTCTGGGTGCCGAAACTTGCCGGCAAGCTCGACATGATTCCGGGCCGCACCAACCGGATGACGCTTCATGTGACGGAGACCGGGATCAGTCGTGGGCAGTGCGCCGAGTATTGCGGCGGCCCGCATGCCCTCATGGCATTTTTCGTCGTCGCGTTACCGGAAGTCGAGTTCGCCGCCTGGCTCGAGCGCGAAGCTGCCGATGCTCTGCCGCCCACCAGCGCCGAGGCGGTGACCGGACAGGCGCTGTTCCAGTCTTCCGGCTGCGTCGCATGCCACAGGGTACGGGGGTCCGTGGCGCAGGGGACGATCGGCCCAGATCTGACGCATGTCGGCAGCAGGCACTCGCTCGCCGCGGCCACCCTCGAAAACGACCCGGCAGCCTTCGCCCGTTGGATCCGGGACAGTCAACATGTGAAGCCCGAAAACCTCATGCCTTCCTTCGAAATTTTCACCGAGAGCGAGCTCGATCAGCTTGCACTCTATCTGGATCAGTTGAGGTGA
- a CDS encoding c-type cytochrome, translated as MDLKELHWTTIAKVLALAGAGVIAAGAVVVLSGVYNVAASRDHLRITTWLFEVIRERSITVRSYPVEVPPLDDEGMVRLGASHYEGGCAPCHSRPGEEIDPIVRGMLPPPPDLRTIGERRPPEEIFWIVKHGMKYTGMPAWPSSQRDDEVWAVTAFLARLPDATDDYRELSGLTRGGVGDTRGQLASGRALTQCARCHESGSNGTNGDRVPRLAGQTEAYLLRSLREYAEQMRPSGAMEPVADLLDERERQRLASYYSALRPAAEAERAAPDVEQLRRGQSIALRGIPEQQVPACMSCHAGRQSSQFPLIAGQHADYIKTQLHLWRQGGRRGSAYGRIMAVVAGALEPAQIEDVAAYLASQPHGLASPSPMAEAHQ; from the coding sequence GTGGACCTGAAGGAACTGCACTGGACGACGATTGCAAAGGTACTCGCCCTGGCGGGTGCCGGCGTGATTGCCGCGGGTGCGGTCGTCGTCCTGTCCGGTGTCTACAATGTCGCGGCCTCGCGGGATCACCTGCGAATCACAACGTGGCTCTTCGAAGTGATCCGCGAACGTTCGATCACCGTCCGCAGCTATCCGGTCGAGGTGCCGCCGCTCGACGACGAAGGCATGGTTCGCCTCGGCGCCAGCCATTATGAGGGCGGCTGCGCACCCTGCCACAGCCGGCCGGGCGAAGAAATAGATCCGATCGTCAGAGGGATGCTGCCTCCGCCTCCTGATCTGAGGACCATCGGTGAGCGACGCCCTCCCGAGGAAATTTTCTGGATCGTCAAACATGGAATGAAATATACCGGCATGCCCGCCTGGCCGAGCTCGCAACGAGACGACGAAGTCTGGGCCGTGACGGCGTTCCTCGCCCGCCTTCCAGATGCGACAGACGACTATAGAGAGCTTTCCGGCCTCACCCGCGGCGGTGTTGGTGATACGCGTGGACAGCTGGCGAGCGGGAGAGCGCTGACACAATGTGCGCGCTGCCATGAAAGTGGGAGCAACGGTACGAACGGCGACCGCGTGCCGCGGCTTGCGGGGCAAACCGAAGCCTATCTGTTGCGCAGCCTTCGGGAATATGCCGAGCAGATGCGTCCGAGCGGCGCAATGGAACCCGTAGCCGATCTCCTGGACGAGCGAGAACGACAGAGGCTGGCGTCCTACTACTCGGCCCTGCGCCCGGCCGCGGAGGCGGAGCGGGCCGCACCGGACGTGGAGCAGCTTCGGCGCGGCCAATCCATCGCGCTTCGCGGCATTCCTGAGCAGCAGGTACCCGCATGCATGAGTTGTCACGCGGGGCGGCAGTCGTCCCAATTCCCATTGATCGCCGGCCAACATGCTGACTATATCAAGACACAATTGCACCTCTGGCGGCAGGGCGGACGCAGGGGATCGGCCTATGGGCGGATCATGGCCGTCGTCGCCGGGGCCCTCGAGCCGGCACAGATCGAAGATGTTGCCGCCTATCTTGCCTCGCAACCTCATGGGTTGGCGTCTCCAAGCCCAATGGCGGAGGCGCATCAATGA
- a CDS encoding cytochrome c oxidase assembly protein — MEPLASHMVVHILLMNVLAPLAAMSACAFWQQGREPAGGALAFATAAQLLSLWLWHAPPLLTRALASAPLHLLMYGSLLLTAFLFWWVVLRFRGNQSWKPILSLLVTSKLYCVLGVLFLFAPRVLFTGIAGDPGTGAPTPEAVLADQQLAGLLMLTACPATYVLGGVVLGARWLFAMETEEIDRSSAGGEAWT; from the coding sequence ATGGAACCGCTGGCGAGCCATATGGTCGTGCATATCCTGCTTATGAACGTCCTCGCCCCGCTCGCGGCCATGAGCGCGTGCGCTTTCTGGCAGCAAGGACGAGAACCCGCAGGCGGCGCGCTGGCCTTCGCGACGGCAGCGCAACTCCTCAGCCTTTGGCTGTGGCACGCACCGCCTTTGCTCACGCGCGCCCTCGCCTCCGCTCCGCTTCACCTGCTCATGTACGGGAGCCTTCTTCTCACCGCCTTTCTGTTCTGGTGGGTGGTCCTTCGTTTCCGCGGAAATCAAAGCTGGAAACCGATCCTCTCGCTGCTCGTGACCAGCAAGCTTTATTGCGTGCTGGGTGTGCTCTTCCTGTTCGCGCCGAGAGTGCTCTTTACCGGCATAGCCGGTGATCCCGGCACCGGTGCCCCCACTCCTGAGGCTGTTCTGGCCGATCAGCAGCTTGCGGGATTGCTCATGCTGACTGCCTGCCCGGCAACTTACGTTCTCGGCGGGGTCGTCCTTGGCGCACGATGGCTGTTCGCCATGGAAACCGAGGAAATTGACCGGTCAAGTGCGGGTGGAGAAGCGTGGACCTGA
- a CDS encoding universal stress protein — MSDKTLIANDGSEGAARALDVAIKLAHRLWAKLHMISVEELTGAPSTIDEVVEEEREEQQRYAQVIAHAQFKACDTFPEPA, encoded by the coding sequence ATGTCCGACAAAACCCTGATCGCCAACGATGGCTCGGAAGGTGCTGCAAGGGCCCTCGACGTGGCGATCAAGCTCGCGCATCGCCTGTGGGCGAAGCTGCACATGATCTCGGTCGAGGAACTGACGGGCGCGCCTAGCACGATCGACGAGGTGGTGGAGGAGGAGCGCGAAGAGCAGCAGCGCTACGCACAGGTGATCGCCCACGCGCAGTTCAAGGCGTGTGACACTTTTCCGGAACCCGCTTAA
- a CDS encoding universal stress protein, translating into MASANGERRERPAAPVSAEEGYAAAIHADVLALLPDPASARACLDIAEDAARAIGGRMAAAHVGADPEAMIAAPEEIDLQMLRELEEGSPHERLEHVEQSFEEWKRARTDREEILLDDCRGDLVRCVTSLCHDTALVVAPTHGNMDARDAFHDILFNEGNLVLVPPAAGYSGHLLRHVVIGWKPHAHARDAVVAARRWLAAAERVTVLCVNDKPDGRYQHTASELLAQLGLKGGVVAISSENRSVGEAILDFAGSANATCLLIGAFKHGYFLELLLGRVTRYLLSYAALPLMMKH; encoded by the coding sequence ATGGCGTCAGCGAATGGCGAGAGGAGAGAGCGGCCGGCAGCGCCGGTCTCGGCCGAAGAGGGCTACGCCGCGGCCATTCATGCGGATGTGCTTGCATTGCTGCCCGATCCGGCGAGCGCCCGCGCCTGTCTGGACATCGCCGAAGACGCTGCACGGGCCATCGGTGGCCGCATGGCCGCCGCCCATGTCGGAGCCGATCCCGAAGCGATGATCGCCGCGCCGGAGGAGATCGACCTGCAGATGCTGCGTGAGCTCGAGGAAGGGTCCCCGCACGAGCGTCTCGAGCACGTCGAGCAATCGTTCGAGGAATGGAAACGGGCCAGAACAGATCGCGAAGAGATCCTGCTGGACGACTGCCGCGGCGATCTCGTTCGCTGTGTGACGAGCCTATGCCACGACACAGCGCTGGTCGTCGCCCCGACCCATGGAAACATGGACGCGCGCGACGCTTTCCATGACATTCTTTTCAACGAAGGCAACCTGGTGCTCGTGCCGCCGGCGGCCGGATATTCCGGCCATCTCCTGAGACATGTCGTGATCGGCTGGAAGCCGCATGCCCATGCGCGCGATGCCGTCGTGGCGGCAAGGCGCTGGCTGGCAGCGGCCGAGCGCGTCACGGTCCTCTGCGTCAACGACAAACCCGACGGTAGGTACCAGCACACGGCAAGCGAACTTCTCGCCCAGCTTGGCCTCAAGGGCGGCGTCGTGGCGATCAGTTCGGAAAACCGCTCTGTCGGGGAAGCCATCCTCGACTTCGCCGGTTCAGCCAACGCGACCTGCCTGCTGATCGGGGCATTCAAGCATGGATACTTTCTCGAACTGCTTCTCGGCCGCGTCACCCGTTACCTGCTGTCGTATGCGGCGCTTCCCTTGATGATGAAGCATTAA